In Phaseolus vulgaris cultivar G19833 chromosome 3, P. vulgaris v2.0, whole genome shotgun sequence, the sequence AATTGGAAATGGTGACTCCCAGCAATGTTACTTCCTGGATTTTATGAGTTTTAGTTCCTAATTTCTCTTTCTAATTTGTTCAACTCAACTGCAGAGGTGTGAGAGCCATTGCATCTTCGGCAAACGTGTCAAGCATTTATACAGCTGGTGCAGATGGGATGGTATGTGTGATAGATTTCATGACAGGAAACCTGTTGGAGAAATTTAAAGCTTCTACCAAGGCGGTATCCTGCATGTCTGTTTCTCCAGGTATTTATCCTTCCCAGCTTTTATAGAAATGTTGGTTTTTTTGGTGGGACCAACTGAAGCTAATTTCTTGCTGTCTGGCTGAGTTAATCAGAATTAGACACTGTACGTGGTGTGTGGTATAATTTGATTGAGTTTCTCATGGGATTCTTTAAACCTCCAGTATGTTTTAGTTGACCGTAAAATTGCAAATAGaaactcaaatttataatttttaggtTCGATGATCCAAATTTAGTTAGGTTGGCTATCTACTCTCAAAGTTAGTTCttcaataattattaaaattagaatgaaaaacTGTTGATCTTTTTAGGTCATTTGTTTGATGTTGCTATATATCATTAGCAATAATTCATGAGCCAGAAGGACTTCAGTTAATCATGATTTAGATGGATATTCAATCTGTATGTATCATTACTACTATTTTTATTACTGATTTTGGTAACTGCTTCTTTACTTAAATCAGATGGGAAGACATTAGCTACTGCAGCTGCACAATTGAAGATTTTTAACTGCTCTAATCACAAAAAGATTCAAAAGTTCTCTGGTCATCCTGTGagtctcatatatatatatatttccctATAGTCATGTGTATACTCTATCAGTGCCCTAGTAATATGTCCTATAAACAAGCAAGCCTGTTTTTAAAACTGTCTTTGTGATGATTTTATTGTTTGTATAACATTGTTTTAGTTTTCTTAACAGGGTTCTGTTCGATGCATGGTTTTCACCGAAGATGGCAAGTATATCCTCTCATCCGCTGTTGGTGAAAGATATGTTGCTGTTTGGAGGATAGATGGTGCTAAAAAGCAGTCAGCTAGTTGTGTTTTTGCAATGGAGCATCCTGCTGTCTTTCTTGATAGCAGCTGCATTGCTAGCGGGGAGCAAGACAAGACTGGCATATGTGTTTTGGCCATTTCAGAAATTGGCATTTGTTATTTATGGTTTGGTAATAGTATTGAAGAACTGCGTAATGCAAAAGCCACAAAAATATCATTATCTTTGGAAGACATGCCCTCCAAAAATTTCAGAGGAACTCTGCCAGCAATATATGCTGCTAAATTACAAGGCATCCAGAAGCCAGCCTCTGGGCAAGTTTTTCTTGTTTATGGGTTACTTGTAAAGCCATCATTTAGAAAAATTCTTGTGCATTCTGGTACAGATGTAAAGTTGAATGTCTCTCGTGATGGTGTTCTTTTACCAACCAGTCAAGCTCTTGTCAAATCTAAGAAGGGAACAAAGGCACAAACAGGTAAGACATTTTGTGAGTTTAATTAACTCCTTCAACTCCTTCTCACGAGCATTCTCTTATTTTGACTatttttgtcaataaaaaaCTGTTTCAAAAGTTTGAGCTATTAGATCGGAACCCTAAAATCTGCGTATATTGCAATTTGCTTCAGTGTTTCTTTGATGCACACAATTTTGCTATCTGGCTATATCTAATTTTGAACTTATCTCCCAAAATAAGCCGATCTTGGATTTGTTATTAACTCCATTCCTGATCCTATTGTAGGTTACTAACTTCTGCTCCTATATTTTTACAGTTACTGCACTAGACCGAGCTAATGCTGAGGATGCCTTGCTTCCGATTCCTAAGGTTTTTTCTCATGAGAATGAGAAAGAGAAAGCATTTCAAAAATCTTTGGACAAGGATACAATTGATGATTTGCATAGAAGTAGTAACGATGATTCTGTTGAGATGGAAggtattaatataattttttcttgaatAAATGCATGATTGATTAATGCATCAGTTGTTTTCGAGACTGGACTTGTCTCTTTTGGTTTATCACCATATTATCTTGCAAAGCAATACACTGAATTGTTACAATTTTCACTATTTTCCTCAAAATGGAATTGTAGcttaatatatatatgttgGCAAATTGATACCAATCGGAAATTTCATTTGCCTAATAACAAGTCCACCCTGCATGGACTCTACAGAGAGCAAGATAAGGAAGTCAATTGGTTGAAGTAATGCAAAGGTTCTCACGTGGTTGATTAACTTCTACTGAAACTGGGAATTTAATCCCACCAAAAAATAGTCTAGTCATAGTAAAACCATGAGAGGCTAGCTTGTCTGCATAAAGCTTCCTATGTTGAACGCTAGTTCAACCACACAGTTTCAACCTTTATTAAGAATATCGATGAGTGTGGTAGAACATTCTTCCATTGCAAATGGCATTGGCTTATTGACATTTCAACCACCAAATGagacatttttaatataatatgcGTATCTTCTGTTCATTGCTGCCACCAAGGTTACTAGGTTCAAGAGTCTACTCAGATTCGTGGGAGGCCTGGAAACCCGACTCGTAGACTCGTAAGAGTCTACTTCatacaaaaaatttaataaaaaaaaaattcatgatcAGCCCAAAAATCCCCAATCTGCCAAAAAATTCCCAAACTCACCTAAAAATAACCCTAAATCTAATCAGCTAAAAAGCCCCAACTCAATTTAAAAATCCCTAACCCTAAACCC encodes:
- the LOC137806979 gene encoding uncharacterized protein; its protein translation is MASTDVRGILTAFNPSQDFFAITAGDGRVKIWDALSGQVQTEFADIASSHSTTTSQHKSINGHLALDYTCIKWFSFERKRKRKHVSSLLVLGTGSGDVLALDVDAGHLSWRITDCHPGGVRAIASSANVSSIYTAGADGMVCVIDFMTGNLLEKFKASTKAVSCMSVSPDGKTLATAAAQLKIFNCSNHKKIQKFSGHPGSVRCMVFTEDGKYILSSAVGERYVAVWRIDGAKKQSASCVFAMEHPAVFLDSSCIASGEQDKTGICVLAISEIGICYLWFGNSIEELRNAKATKISLSLEDMPSKNFRGTLPAIYAAKLQGIQKPASGQVFLVYGLLVKPSFRKILVHSGTDVKLNVSRDGVLLPTSQALVKSKKGTKAQTVTALDRANAEDALLPIPKVFSHENEKEKAFQKSLDKDTIDDLHRSSNDDSVEMEDDVAHSETKELCMEDLLKSLGILSNESEYASNVELCSKLLKGIDVEATVPVKKIRAAVLSMERSKAFMLLEALLAAWESRSSSGKYILPWIYSILVNHAHNVIAEESDTLKLDSLDKITNFRGAALQPLLQLSGRLQLVTSQIDKTSQSISHSVHELQTEESEEDEDETKDEYYHEGDDTSEISTDDES